In a single window of the Bradyrhizobium sp. ORS 285 genome:
- the istA gene encoding IS21 family transposase produces MRLYMSYRLTLSAEAAAAKAGFSTASAYRIEADPRLPSQKQAPRGRRRPDPLAAYWDAEIEPILKAAPGIRAVGVLEELRRRHPDLNPNIRRTLERRITAWRAFNGPERDVIFRQEHEPGRLGLSDFTDAGVLGITIAGASLDHRLYHFRLAFSGFAHAHVVLGGESFVALAEGLQNALWALGGVPREHRSDSLSAAFRNLAIDAREDITQRYEQLMQHYGMVATRNNAGIAHENGSIESAHGHLKQALEDALLLRGTRDFADLDAYRAFVDMVVGRRNAHVVKRIAIEKEMLAPLPRGRTSDFEEKVIRVTSSGGFILRRVFYTMPSKLIGHRLRVRIFDDRLECFLGTTQVAMLRRGQPVSESRGGHVVDYRHVIHALRRKPMALANLVYRDQLFPRAAYRRAFETLQDRYDERHACKVTVEPLALAHERACEAELAEAIAADLDAGRLPDLATLRIRFRPEQASVPDVAVELAPLAAYDELASLGFAPMTSNTGDAA; encoded by the coding sequence ATGAGGCTATACATGAGTTACCGACTGACGTTATCGGCGGAGGCCGCGGCGGCCAAAGCCGGGTTTTCGACGGCGAGCGCCTACCGGATCGAGGCCGATCCGCGGCTGCCCTCGCAGAAGCAGGCGCCACGTGGCCGGCGCCGGCCTGATCCCCTGGCGGCCTATTGGGACGCGGAGATCGAGCCGATCCTGAAGGCCGCGCCCGGGATCCGAGCGGTTGGCGTGCTGGAGGAACTGCGCCGGCGCCATCCCGACCTCAATCCCAACATCCGGCGCACGCTGGAGCGGCGCATCACGGCTTGGCGCGCGTTCAATGGCCCCGAGCGGGACGTCATCTTCCGCCAGGAGCATGAGCCCGGGCGGCTCGGCCTGTCGGACTTCACCGACGCCGGCGTGCTGGGCATCACCATCGCAGGCGCGTCCCTCGACCACCGGCTCTATCACTTCCGGTTGGCGTTCTCCGGCTTCGCGCACGCTCATGTCGTGCTCGGCGGCGAGAGCTTCGTCGCATTGGCCGAGGGCCTGCAGAACGCGCTGTGGGCGCTCGGCGGCGTCCCCAGAGAACATCGCAGCGACAGCCTGTCGGCGGCGTTCCGCAACCTCGCCATCGATGCGCGCGAGGACATCACGCAACGCTACGAGCAACTGATGCAGCATTACGGCATGGTGGCGACCCGCAACAATGCCGGCATCGCGCATGAGAACGGTTCGATCGAGAGCGCGCATGGCCATCTCAAGCAGGCACTGGAGGACGCGCTGCTGCTGCGGGGCACGCGCGACTTCGCCGATCTCGACGCCTACCGTGCCTTCGTCGACATGGTCGTCGGCCGGCGCAACGCCCATGTCGTCAAGCGGATCGCGATCGAGAAGGAGATGCTGGCACCGCTGCCGCGAGGTCGCACCAGCGACTTCGAGGAGAAGGTGATCCGCGTGACGTCGTCGGGCGGCTTCATCCTGCGCCGCGTTTTCTACACGATGCCCTCGAAGCTGATCGGCCATCGTCTGCGCGTGCGCATCTTCGATGATCGCCTCGAATGCTTCCTCGGCACCACGCAGGTCGCGATGCTCAGGCGAGGCCAGCCTGTGTCGGAAAGCCGGGGCGGACACGTCGTCGATTATCGTCACGTCATCCATGCCCTGCGCCGCAAGCCGATGGCACTTGCCAATCTCGTCTACCGCGATCAGCTGTTCCCGCGGGCAGCCTACCGACGCGCGTTCGAGACGCTGCAGGACAGATATGACGAGCGTCATGCCTGCAAGGTCACGGTCGAGCCCCTTGCTCTCGCTCACGAGCGGGCCTGCGAGGCCGAGCTCGCCGAGGCCATTGCCGCCGATCTCGATGCGGGACGGCTGCCGGATCTCGCCACGCTCCGCATCCGCTTCCGCCCCGAACAGGCATCAGTCCCCGACGTCGCCGTCGAGCTTGCTCCGCTCGCCGCCTACGACGAACTGGCGTCCCTGGGCTTTGCGCCGATGACCTCGAACACGGGAGATGCAGCATGA